AGAGCTAGGCCACCTCTTcctgaattgctctttccaaATTCTCCAGTCAATGagccatgtttttttttgttttgttttgtttttttttttttttttgttcactgTTGAAGAAAGGCAGAGACCAGGATGTGGTCAAGACAGGCCCTCAGGGACTTGGAGGAGGCACCGTGGGGAGGGACAAAGTGGTCTCTTGAAGACAGGAGACTGACAAGCTAGTTCTCCTTCCTTGTAATTAATATGATACTTATATTTAGCATCTGCAGCATACGTCAGCAAATCAGAGTATACATTAACTGGCTATGGTCCTGTGTATATTTCTAGATTCTTGAATATCAGAACACTACCTTCTTCGGCGGAGACTGTATATCCATGATTGATTACCTCGTCTGGCCCTGGTTTGAGCGCCTGGACGTATATGGACTGGCTGAGTAAGACATCTGGTTATGTGACTGCAAATTCAATGAGTGCCAATTGTTGAGAAGCTCTGGGTCCCACCGCgcccccccctgcccccacgTGGACTGTCTCAGGCTGTTTGTGAAACAAAAACCAGGACTGAGCTCCACCCATGCATGGTTCCGTGTCCAAATATACCTGTGTCCTTCTCCTACTGAGTACAGGCTCATGCTTCCTACATGTCTATGGCTAAGAAAGATTCTGAGTGCAAATTACCTGCACCCCCCACTCCCGCCACCATGCTTCAGAGACCACTGTCCCCTGTGCatccacagaaacagaaaaaaattatctgtAGCTCCCTccatggccacacacacacacacacatggtcctGCTGAGTCACTCGGAGCATGCCACGTGTCTGAGTCCCATCTCatgtccccccgccccccccccccaaatagaaGTGCCCTTTGAAAATCAGGTTTCCAAAGCAACCCACGTGTTACTCTTCATATAAACAAAGTAGCAGCCACGTATCACACACCAGTGCCACACTCTAAGCATGTTTAAAGTGTGGCAGGGATATTTAAAGCTCAGAGGTGACACTGGCCACGTGCAGTGCTTCTGACTCGGACACCAGCCAGCCACATCAGGCATGCCTGGCATCTCTAGGGTTTGGAAAGTAGCTCTTTGGATTAGACACAAGACTGGGTGGCAAGACATACAGGTAACTTATAAGCCCACCTCCTTCCACGGCAGGGTGGAGAGCCCCAGATTAGTAAGACTCTAACAAGTGTCCTGGCCGCCAGCCTACCAGCTGTCTGACCTTAGTGGGTCGTCTGCCAGACCCTAGACTGGAATTCCCAGTCCATGTTGTAAAAGCCTGGCTTTCAAGGGTTCATGCttgctttaaatttatttttaaaatgttttgggaAGCCACTCTTTTTTTCAAAGCCTTAAAAGTAAAAATCTGCAAATGGTCTAAGACTGTTGGCTAGAGAGGTTGTCAGACAGTTAGTCTGTTAGCCATGAAATCAAGATGctggatccccctgcctcagttcaCAGGTGCCCTGTCACTTTCACAGAAGCCACTGTGACAGTGTCAACAGTTGGACACCCGGTTCCAAGTAAGCCCTTTTCCTCAGCAAAGATCAGGCTTACCGGATAATAACCAAGCTTACCATATTTCCCAAAGAAATCcatagttttgtttctttctcatctacagagtgaTAACTGTCCTCGTCCCCACCCTGTCCCTTTCCTGTCTTGCAGCTGCGTGAATCACACCCCGATGCTGCGGCTCTGGATAGCCTCCATGAAGCAGGACCCTGCAGTGTGTGCTCTGCACACTGATAAGAGCGTCTTCCTGGGCTTCTTGAATCTCTATTTCCAAAACAACCCTTGTGCCTTTGATTTTGGGCTGTGTAACCCAATCATACGATAATCCAGGCATTGCCCGGGACTCTCGGTCATTCTGATGTCTGCATCACGGGTCATCTTGGGGTTCCgtgtatttgttctttttttttgaggTCCCTAATAAATATGGATGTGTAAAATATAGTCTAATTATCACGGGTCTGACTCCTGAAGCCTGTAGCCTCTAATGATTCTCTAGAAAGTGCCCAGCACAGAAGCAGAAGGGCATTTTGGGAGGTAGTGTGACCCCTGGCTGCCTGGCCTCTGGCTAGTTTGATTTCCAGACTACTGGCCACAGCGCTGGTACGACGGGCCTGATTGACAGACGTTTGTCACTGTAGGTTGGAACTCATCAAAAGTTTCTCTGGTGAGAAGAAAACTTGAGAAgatggagaggggggagggggaagaggagagggaggaggagggagaggaggagatgaagaaagaaggaaggaaaggaaaaaagaaaaaaaagaaagaaagaatccaaCCACACATACTCTATGATGAAATATGGTCTTTTAGCAAAGAAGCGCCGCTGCCCCCATGGGGAGGCGTGTGTGTCATTCCTGTTCAAACTTTGGCCATGAGCCTGGGAGACACCCAGGGTCTTGTGACTGGAAAGAATTCCAAAgcaggaaatgaaacacccatttATCACCCTGGACTAACTACGTCAGGATCTCACTAGTGTTGCTGGGGCTCAGGATGTCTCACAACATATTTTATTAACCAgcatcctgtctccaaaacacccTCCCCCCTGATCCCACTCACAGGCAAAGGTCACCGCTGGATACGTGTCACATACGCAGTTGGTTCCAACAGATGCTTCTGGTTGCTTGGTGGGTCCATCAATCCTGGACCACTGGAGGATAACTGATGGAGACTCGAACCTTGCCCGTGGAGATCTCCCATCTTTGCACCAGCTTGGTCTGGGGGTTAGCCCAGTGTACTGGACCTTGCCCTGCAGTGGTGGTCTGACTTGGCTTTTCTGTAGCCCTCTATCAACTTGGCCAGGCAGCACCACACCACCTAAGATGGAGAAGACATCGGTTTGCCTGAGGTGGCTGGTCTGCCAGCAGGTGACTTCAGCAGAAGGCTGCTGCCACCACTTCCTCTACAGAAGGATTGTCCCATGCTGTTTTTAGCTAGTGTATCCTCATCTGCCTGtggttgttttgtgttgttgtctCTTAAGATTCTTCCAGCATTTCAGTATCCCCAGCCATGCCCAGAGGCCAGGCAACAGCGAGTGTGAAGTTCCGACTTCAACGTGCCCCTGCTTTGGACTTAACCCAGACCAACCCTCCCTACTCCCTACATTTCAGCTGGCTCTGCCAGCTGTTGGTCACAGGCTTCCTTTTCCACCACATAAGTAGTTACCAGGTGCTACGCCATGCCGGTTGGACAGAGGCAGGCCTATTTGGCAAGGTGACCAGGCCTGCCAGAAAAGACAGGCATGTGACAGGCAGTCTGTGGAACCATCTGTTCCGGATGTGGTGCCCCGTTGCTGTGGCACCCGAGCTACTGTAGAGTCCGTGAACCACTGCTTGCTGGGATCTGAGCTCGGAAGGAGGGAATTGTTCCTGTGGTCTCTACCAGGGCTGCTGGGTCTGATTAACTCTGCAGGTGTCTAGAGAGGCTCCAGCCTGTGGCCAAACTGTTGGTACAGAAGTGGTATCTCTCTGGGTTAGAGAGTTGCTTTCTTGAGGCTTCACAGTAATTTACAAAGCTTGAAGAACCTGGAAACATAGGCTGGAGAGAATAATAACCAAGGGCAAGGTCACAGGCTGATGACCCACAGCCTTGTCTGGGGTCCGGATGCCCTTTGGGTGTGTGTGACTTCTGCAGGCCACCAGGGTCCTGGCTCCCTTCACTGCTTTGCTCTTGTTACTTCCTGCTCCTCTTTgctgttatattttctttttttttaaagttttttttttttttaatgtgtgtataagtgtgttgctctgtgtatgcatgtgcgtcACATGTGTGCCCGGTGCccaaggaggaagtcagaagatgGCACaggtcctctgggactggagtcacaCGGCTGATTTCCCCCATGTAGGTGCACacccaggtcccctgcaagagagcaaatgctcttaaccactgatccatcttcccCGCCTCTCCTCTGGTTCGTGATGTCACCTTCCTAACTCACGCAGCAAGGTGGAGTCACCAATCTCTGGCCGAAACGAGGACTGAGCCTGAAGAATATGAAACAAATCAATAATATTTCATGAAGAGTTCttatgggggttggggaggaaaaTATAAATGTTAAACATGAATGATGGCCGGGGTGGCTGCTCAGTCACGTGTTTGCCACACAGTTTAAGGACCTGAGGTTAGATGCCTGGCATTTATGTACAATGCTGGACATGGTGGGcacatacctgtgatcccagtacagtggaggcagggacaggaggcaTCCAGGAACTCGCTGTCCAAGCTAGTCTAGCTAGATTGGTGTGCTTCCAGAGCAACAGgagacttggtctcaaaaaaTAGAACCTGGAGGgatgctcagaggttaagagcagtaGCTGCTCTTTcgaaggacctgggttcgattcccggcacccacatggcagctcacaaccacctgtaaccccagtcccAGTTGATCTAGTTCGTTGTTCTGGCCTTCGGGACACTGCCCTCATGCagaatacagacatacatgcaggtgaagCACCCATAGATATGAAgataattttttattggttattttatttatttacatttcaaatgttgtcccccttcccggtttcccctctgcaaacctccccatcccatccctcctccctctgcctctatgacaATTCTTTTAAAGGTGGAGAACAATAGAAGAAGCCGCCTTacgtgccctctgacctccatgtagcCACATGTGCACAGgtctgacctttgacctccatgtgcgcatgtgcaccCCATActcacaactaaaaaaaaaaatgcaataatGTGAAAAATAGGCAGTCTCATGTTCTCCCAAGACTCTGTTGCTGATGGTCTGAAGGCAAcatgggggagcgggtgggtgtCCCTAGAGGTCCCAGGCACAGTGATAGAAGGGGACACTTGGCCTGAAGCCAAGGGAGGAGGTCACTGGGATTCACCTAGGAAGCTCTATAGGAAGTCTTCACCTAAAGCTAGCTTCTCACCATGGGAGAGGAACAATGAAGTTGTTCACTGAGTGCTTAAGGCATGCTAGGGACTTCATCTACAATACTTATTCTTCAGAACCTTGCACGATGAATAAGAATTGCCCCCATCCTACAGATGGACAAGCTGAGGCTTTGAGTCCCGTGATTTGTCCAGATGTCTTAGAGCTCATCACCAGTTCTGCCTTCCCAAGCTCTCAAGCAAGAATCATCCCTTACTTAGACTTGGCTTTCCTAGAACCTCTCGGGTAGACAGGGCATACAGACAGTAGTGACTGCCAACCAGTGTGCTTGCTGAATGCACACCCGTGAGACCAGGATGGGGTTGGTAACTCGATAGGTGGGCACACCGGACCCAGCCCAAGGGCAATCTCATGAGACAACTGTTACAGCTCTTCTCCCTTGTTGTCTAAGAGGAAACCCTGTCCCCGGAGCTGGAGGGGTTCTGCCATGGTTGTTTTCCAGATCTTAAGAGCCAGGGAGAGCAGAAGTGTGAGAGGGTCAAAGCACACTGTCTCATGGTCTCAAAAAACTGGGGCAGCATCCCAGACTCCCCCAGGGAAGACCCATAAATGTTTCCAAGGCGCTAACACATGTCTGGCTCCCGGGGAGATATTAATGAAACAGTTCCTGCCGATACTAACTGTGCTGAGGGGGGCCTGCAGGGAAGGCAGACTCCATGTGGGGGGCATTCAGAAGTGGGGATTCAGCCATGAGGAGGAGCTCATGTGGGTGAGAGGTATGATGGGTGCTGGCTTTGAGGCCATTCTTTGGGCCCTAAGTGAAGCACTTCACATGTCCCAGGGGCATCTCTATCCCCATTTCATGGCGGAGGTAACAGGCAAACCCCACACTTAGAGTAAGGCTGAGACTTGTTGTGCTAGGATGAGCCACAGCTGGGACTGGAACAACCCCAGCTACTAGTTCCAATGGCCATGGGCTCAGCGGGAATATGGCTGGGTGTCCAGAGAACAGCCTCACGTGTGGGCCTCTACACTTGGACGGTGTATGAAGTGGCAGCAAGGGCCTGCTCTTCCCAGAGTCTTTTTGTGCCATTAAGTACTCAGGGCACCTCAACACTTAACGGTTGTGTGGGTCTGAATGCCTGTGGTTCCCAAGCATCCTGTCTGTCCAGGTCACAAAGCACCCAAGGAAACAAGGACAGCTCTTCTTAGACCCTTGGCTGGGTGAAGCTGTGGACTCTGGAAAGCCTGGTTCTTAGGGCATCTGCTGTGGTCTGGCTTGGCCCTGATTCCTGGAATGTGGGTCTGTAACGGCTGCTTCCTCATCTCCCATTAGGACTGACCTGCATCCTCTTTAGACTGCCTTCCGGAAGCTCCAGTCAGCATTATTTATGCCATTTGGAAGAGACGCCAGGACACAGTCAGTCTTTTAGGGGCTCTGTCTAAACATTTCTCTCCTGAGAACTCGTTTTCAGCCCACCCTCCAGAAGTACGTAAGTCACCAGGCTGGGAGGATGCATCCCTAATCAGATGTGAATTCAGTCAAGGGTGGCTAGAAAGGGGAGGCAAGAGGTGGGtctttactttctgtttctattttaaataaaaccgGTCCAAGAGAAACCAAAAGTACAACTATGTGCTGTAAAGAAACAGGCAGGACTTAAGTCCTCCCGATTCCCCTTCCAACCCGTCTTGTAACGCCCCACTTTGTACTTCTAAGACCTTTGTCCCATGGAGGAACGGACTGTGTTTAAACACCTCTGAGGTTTATGTGGTTCCATTTTGCTGGAAGATAATTTGTTGACAGTTTTAACTCTCTGTTCTCATTGTGGAGCTACAGAGGGACATCAGAGGGCTGGCACAtgctatccccccacccccccaagcaAAGCCTCATACTGTGCAGAAGCAAACCAGCTGTGCCCAGAGGTACAAGGGAGAAGAGTGAGGCAGTGAGCAGCCATTTAAAAGACTAAGGAACAGACCAGTGTCCAACAGGATGTCCAGGAAAGTTAGACTGGCGTGCTGTCTGTCATGTGTGTGGGAGTTGAAGGAAGGCGTTCATACAGGCTGTTGGCATTGGGACCTCtgaaacctgtgacatcacataggtggATCCTGCAGACCTGTTACCAACACAACAGGCACCATATTCCTAGAATCCACTTGGTTCACCTCCCACCTCTACCTGCATTATGTCATTTTCCATGTATATAAGGGGtacgtccctccctctctctctctctctttcccccttctctttctgctgccacctTCCCCCTCCCAATAAACATCTTATGCGTGGAACTGTTTTGACCCAGTACGCTGTGTTCAGATGCGAGCTGCCGCTATGTTAACACATCACATGTACTAGGCACAAATCAGAGAGAGTTGGGAGGAGACACAAGAGACAATGTGAGTGATTGGTTTCTGGGGCATGGACTCAAGGGTTAGCATGAAAGCTTGTATGCTGCTTGACTTGTCAGCTTAAAACATTCATCATGGTactgttgtgtgtgcatgtgagtatgcgtgcatgtgtgtctgtgtaaacaCTAGCTAAAAGAACAGCTATCTTTAGAAGGCACTGGGAAAAGTTGAGTCTAAAAATTTCCCTCTCTGGGCAGGGCAAAGCAGGGTGCAGAGAAAGGGGGACCAGGCAGCTTCAGGCACATATTTCCCCCTGGGAGTGGTTCTTGGCTCTGCCTGGGGCTCACTCCTGGCCAAACCAAACAGACTCTAAGCTCTCCCAGGGGATGGAAACTAGACTGGGACAACTTCTGAATCACAGCCTCAGAGAGCCTGGACAGTCACTGACAGTTGGGCACAGCTGTGGCCAGCCTTGCGTCGGAGGCTGgccactctcctctctcccctcccaccgCACTGAACACACAATCCATTGCTCTACAGCTGTAGCTGAACCAGGTAACTAAAATGTCGACGCTTCACCACTGCTCACCGCATGAAGTCAGGTTTTACTTTAGATTAGCATTCAAGATGTCCACAGTTTGGCCTCCCAGACCCTTCTCCATCTTAACCTTGCATGATGTCTcagtatatacaaacacatactttCTTCCGGATCTGCTTGGACTCTTCTCTGCCGTATACCCCCACGGGCCCCCCCCCCCGTCAAGTCCACTTCGGGATTGATCTGGACTCACTGGAGTTCACATCTGTGTGAGCAGAACGGGGCTGGATCACAGCAGGGGCTGCTGTAGTGTGGCTGCCCACTCACCTCCAAGTTTCTCCAAGGCCTTCCCTAACAACCCTGGGTATCAGTGGTTCTTGGATTTCTCAGCTGGGAAATCAGACAGGGTGTGGATTCTTTGATGTAGTGAGGTCACCGAAGCCTGCAGTGGAATGCGGGAGACTGTTCCCTGTGACATGATGGTGAGGGCCACACAAGGGTGTGCTGGACCCAGCAGCACTGGGTTTCAGTCTTTGGGGGGTATGTACTATCACACCCAGTTAAtgtggtgttggggatcaaaccccTTCACGCATGCTAGGCAGGTCTTCTAACAACTGAGCCACCCCCACCTTTTTGGGTGTGCCTTTCATAGAACTTGGAAGGTCACCTTGCACTTCCCTCCCAAGGTCCTATTCACTTCTGTCTTGAGCAGTGTCTCCTAGGCATCAGGCTCCCAGTCAGTGCTCTCAGATCTGTACCAACCTGCCAGGAATCAGTGCCTCCCAGCCACCTGCTGCCCTGCTCACTTGTGAGACTGTAGCTGTGCTCAGGGAAAAACCGTGGTATAGCTGGCACCACACCGACCATATTGACCAGATCAGCCTCCCTCAGGCCTGTCTTTCAAGAAGGCAGCccattgggtttttgtttttgttttttttagaaatgAAGTAAGGATTTTCCTCAAGTGTACCACCTGAGGGATGCTTAGAGCTTTACCTGGTCACTTCAGATTGGATTCGGTGCACCATGCAGGTTCAAGGCAACCAGCCAAGCTCTCTGCGTGATTTGGGAGGCCGCTTGGATAATGAACCAACGTGCTAGCTCTTTCCAGGGAACTAGAGTTTGGGTGGTGTTGCCAGTCCACACCTGCCAAAGGCTCTTGCTTTGGAAGACTTGCATGGCGGTATAGCAACATTAAGAAGTTAAGTCTAGTGAGAGAACTCCAAATTAGGGGTCCTTAAAGGAGATCAAGATGTTTCTAACTGGACTCTGGTTAGTTCTCTCAAAGGTTAGCGTTAAGAGCCTCAGCCTGGCTCTTACCTGGAGCAAAGCAGTGTACTCCCACATGCCACCCTCGACAGATGTCCATCCGATCTGGAACCTAGAGCCTTCTAAGTGGTGAGCTATACaaacctcttttcttctttagtaGTTCGTTTCCAGTTATCCCACGGTAATGAAAGCTTCCTAGTGTGgaaagggtgtgtgtatgtgtaggccaTAGGACAACATCCAAGTCTCTCTTTGGGAATGGTCTaccttgttttggagacaggacgTCTTATGGGTCAGTGAGGCGAGGAAGCTCCGGaggtttatctgtctgtctgtgtctgtctgtctgtctgagattACAAGTGCTCATTACCACGTTGGCTATTCATGTGTGCTCTGGGGATTAAATTCAGATTCTTGTATTTGTGTGGTAGGTGCCTTactaagctatctccccaggcCCTGACCCGGACTTTTGAGGACATAGTACTCTTCTCCCAACACAAACAAGTTCATATCCCTATGTAGCTTATCCTTACTAATAGCAAACGTGGTCCTGAGACCAACAGCAGAGCAAGTGGGGAGATGCCAGTGCTGTCCAGCATCtttgggaggggagaggaagacctTGATGTAATGGGGTCGGGATAGGGGGGTTGTCCTTTGTGGAAAGGTCCCATGTGTTCAGAGGACTGAGAGTTCCGGCTTCAAGACACtcttcaaaaaacaaaggctCCTCATTTCTTCCAGGGTCTCATGTCTTTGCACAGACCTGCTCTATAAGGCCTAGTTCTGGACTCTGCCCTGCAGCTGGCTTTCAAAGGCACTTTGGGGGAGCCTGCAGGCAGTGCATGAGCTGCCTCAAAGGGAAGCATGTtccattttgttattttaagtaAATTTCCCAAAGGCGTAAGAATAAAacagtggtggtgtgtgtgtgtgtgtgtgtgtgtgtgtgtgtgtgtgtgtgtgtgtgtgtgtgtgtaagccttgCTTGCCTATAGGAAATCTACCCTGGTCCCCAGCTCTGCTCTAAAAGAGTCCCTGAAGTAAAAAGCAAACTCTACTCCTTACAAGAATTTAATTCTTCTTTTAATACAAACAAGGCAGCATGAACCCCTAAGAGCCCTGCTGCTTCCAAAGCAGCCCTGGTGTGGGACAGTCTCCTGTCCTGCCCGGGTGCTCAGCAGACAAGGAGCCACTGATGTTCTGCCCATGGCCTTCCCGTGATCTTTCCCTGGAAGCGAAGGGGAAGCTGAAGGAGGCTCAGGTTGGGTCTTGGCTTCTGGAGGCTGGTTCTTGGTTGCCGGGCACTCCTGGAAACACAGCCGGATATGAGTGAGCCAGGAAAGGCACAGGTGACAATGAGGACATCTGCCTCCCCTCTGGAAGGTACCTCTCGGGTGAGGCGGCTTAGGGCTGTTGACAGAGCTGCACATTGAGTAGGCTCCATGACTGGGTGCTAGGGTGACAATTGGAGCTGCGGAGGGGCAGGACCGCGCATGCTCAGTTTAACCCCCACCGCCGGTACTCAAGTATCCTattgcctctggcttctgtgcacCCAGCAGATCCTCTCCACCACCACTTAACCCTGGTGGCAAAATCGTCTATCTTCTGGAGAGCTTTGAGACCACAGGAGGCACGTGTGGGGCGAAGGGAAGCCTGATTTTGATGCCTGCACTTCTGGAAGGCTAGCAGGCGCTACCTCTTTCTTACTGTTTCTTCTTTGGCCCACTGTAAAAGTTCCTAAGGAGATGTGGCGAAGAAATCCCAAACAGACAGTCAAGGTCAAGTGGAAAAGAAGCTGCTGGGTCCTGGAGTCCAGCCTCAGGCTCTGGTCTTGTCTGGGGCTCACAACGCTCCTTTGGGTAACCAGGCTATGCTTGAACGACTCATATAGATCCCCAGTGAGCCCAGCCTCTACCACCTTCTTTAAGTCTGGGTCAGCTACGAGGTCACCATGGCGTGTGCAGAAAAGACTGGAGGCACTGGGTGAGGCCCTCTTGGCATTAGGAACTGGGAGATGCTCGGGGTCCGAGGACCAGAGCTGGGTTTTCATAGTGCCTGTGGCTTATAAGCTCACCTTTCCCTATGACCAGGACCCCAAGATGGGTTAGAGATATCCTAACCCTTGTCCCAGGGATCTCTAGCTTTCCTCAAAGTGGGTCGAactttgtccctgtgtccttcTGCCATACTGCTGGCTGGTAAGACCAGCAacggagagaggagaggggcttCTGGGCCAGCACCCAGTGTGGTAAATGGCACCCACTGTGATTGGGACCCCATACAAGGGTAGAGCAGCAGGGGATGCACCTGAGTAAGATGTGTGCCTGAGAAACTGGCCAGCTTTAGACACTCCACCACCAAGGCCCCACTTCTCTGTAGTGGAGACATTAGCCACCAGGCCCCTAGCCTTCTGGCAGGTTCTTTTAGCCAACTCAGCCACTGTGGGACCTCTATTACTGTGCACGATGCGGTTCCAAGGCTGTGAATTCCCACATCTGTCCCCATTCAAGATTCATCTGCAGATGGCTGGGGCCTGGAACGCCTGGGGTGCAGTGCTGGgtctcagatccccagcaccatcCTGGTAGCTCCTCTTTGCTATGGAACACAGAACGGACTATGCTACAGAAAGGACTGCATTCTGGTCAGTGCTTGCGCTCTCTCTAACTCAGTACCCTAGAGACTGTGTGGTCACTGTCTTGGCCGTTCATAGTGATCTAAAACTAAGCTACAAACGATTGGTACCCAAACCCAAACAATGGTTTTACCAACAAGCCCCCGTGGCGGAAAGGCAAACCAGCGTCTAGTTGTAACTCTTGTTTCCTTCACTCTGTAGGGCCTGGCTTCCTGGGAAACTGAGCCTCGGCTCCCTCTAGATCTACTGTGTTTCCTGTGTGAGGTCACAGGGCCCAGGAAGGTCGACGCACGGGATGGCTCTCCCTCCTCAACCCCCAAATCTTAAACTATTACGAGACGACAGCTTTTGGTGGTGGGCTGGCACGAACTGAAGGGACATGGAGGGAATACTCGCTAATGAGCGCCGGGGCGTTCTTAAGCATTTCATAGAAGGAGTCCACTGTGTTCCGGTAAAGAGTCCGCTGCAAGACGAAGGGCCGGAAGAGATTGAGAGGCTCGGCTCTGCGCACAACCTCTGGGAGACCCAGAGCCTCAGGCACCTTGTGGTTGCCCATGAAGAAGTGATAGAGTTTCTTCTCCAGCAGGCTCCTctccaggaagcagaagaggTCCTGCAGGCGTACATCCAGCTTGCTGGCCTTCCAGTCAGAGGCCTGCCGGGACAGCAGGAGATGCAGCAGGGCAGTCTTTAGGTGGTAGTCACTCAGCCCACTGGGACCCGTCAGACGGGTCTGCTTGGAGAGCAAGAAGGAGGCGATCTGCAAACAGCTCAGGTGGCAGGCACCCTCCGGCAAAGCCTTGCCTGTCATCCGGAGGAACTCTCGCTCATAGACAGCAAAGGACAGGAGCCAGTGAGCGCTGGAGGCTGGGCCTCCCCCACAGGGCTCCTTGGGAAGTTGTAAGATGAAGTACAGGTCTGAGTCATTACACTGGATCACAGGAGTCAAGATGAAAGGCATGGACTTCCCCGAGCGGAACTTGATTTTGAGAGACCCTGGGGTGTCCAGCTCTCCAAAGGCAAGGTCAAACTCATACTTGTGGGCGATGCGGTGCCACGCTCTGGTGAGGGCCATCTGAAACCACTTCATGACCTGCATGACATCGAGATAGGAGGACTCTCTGGAACACAGCAAGCCCTCCATCTCACCGCACCCGGCACTGCTGGGCCACGCCCCTCTATTCTTGCCGTAGAGGAGACACAACATATCCTCCTCAAGCTTAGCCTTGCCGCAGACACAGCCTAGAGGGTTCCCGTCAGCCAGCGTCACCTTGATCTGGCCATAGCCCTGACGTTCCAGGGGCGTTGAAAGGCtggagcaccagaactctgggtGGAAGCTGTAGGGCTCTGGGGGTATGAAGGGTATAAACAAGTGGCACCGTAGTGGCCTCTCCACTTGCCAGTTCTCATACATGCTGCCCACGCCGATGAAGTCCTCCAATTCCATGTCGGTTTTCCCGTTGTAGGTGCTCCTCAGGGCTTCCAGCAGATCATCCACGAAACCTTCCACAAACTCCTGGGTGCGGGTGGCATCCCCCGTGGTGCTCCGGATACAGTGCTCGTAGAAGTGGTCCAGGGTGGCCCTATTGGGCAGGGGAAGGCCCTGCAGCAGCGTGCCCCCTAGTCCCGACAGCTCGTCCTCGTCTCCACCCAGGCACTCCGGGAAGGTGCCCTCCTGATGGTTCTGTCGCAACACCTCGATGATCAGGAAGAGGACCATGCAGAGTGTGGTCCAGAGGTCCCAGGCGGTGTGGGCCTctagctgctgctgctcctcctccaccTGCCGCAGAGCCTCCTTCTCGGCCTCCAGACGTGACACCTCCTCCTCCAGGCGTAGCTG
This genomic stretch from Mus musculus strain C57BL/6J chromosome 19, GRCm38.p6 C57BL/6J harbors:
- the Itprip gene encoding inositol 1,4,5-trisphosphate receptor-interacting protein precursor codes for the protein MAMELFRVCLVVVTAIINHPLLFPRENATIPENEEEIIRKMQEHQEKLRLEQLRLEEEVSRLEAEKEALRQVEEEQQQLEAHTAWDLWTTLCMVLFLIIEVLRQNHQEGTFPECLGGDEDELSGLGGTLLQGLPLPNRATLDHFYEHCIRSTTGDATRTQEFVEGFVDDLLEALRSTYNGKTDMELEDFIGVGSMYENWQVERPLRCHLFIPFIPPEPYSFHPEFWCSSLSTPLERQGYGQIKVTLADGNPLGCVCGKAKLEEDMLCLLYGKNRGAWPSSAGCGEMEGLLCSRESSYLDVMQVMKWFQMALTRAWHRIAHKYEFDLAFGELDTPGSLKIKFRSGKSMPFILTPVIQCNDSDLYFILQLPKEPCGGGPASSAHWLLSFAVYEREFLRMTGKALPEGACHLSCLQIASFLLSKQTRLTGPSGLSDYHLKTALLHLLLSRQASDWKASKLDVRLQDLFCFLERSLLEKKLYHFFMGNHKVPEALGLPEVVRRAEPLNLFRPFVLQRTLYRNTVDSFYEMLKNAPALISEYSLHVPSVRASPPPKAVVS